From Streptomyces sp. NBC_00370, a single genomic window includes:
- a CDS encoding DMT family transporter: protein MTATSVRGALLAAFACVLVGASFTANSLLGDYPYAAGQALRYGVACLLLLPLTGRPALATLRTLTARQWGRIAALAAVGMVGFNLAILAAERTAEPAVPGVFVGCAPVVVAVLLPLLNRRRPTTPVVCGALLVAAGACVVQGWGRTDLPGIVWSVGALAGETGFAVIAVPVLRPLGPLGPRLLSTAVCGVAAVQAALVSAVVDGGPPPLPTGVEAVALLWQAVVVTVVGFLCWYLGLQRIGAERATLFSGLIPVSAALSAPLVGTGSYGAAQTAGSLLVGAGVALGSGVLTGRVRAGRTAYDGRGIGLDQRVEPPYRH, encoded by the coding sequence ATGACAGCCACCTCCGTACGCGGGGCGCTCCTCGCGGCCTTCGCCTGTGTCCTCGTCGGCGCCTCCTTCACCGCCAACAGCCTGCTGGGCGACTACCCGTACGCGGCGGGCCAGGCCCTGCGCTACGGCGTCGCCTGCCTGCTGCTCCTGCCGCTGACCGGCCGGCCCGCCCTGGCCACGCTGCGTACCCTCACCGCCCGGCAGTGGGGCAGGATCGCCGCGCTCGCCGCCGTCGGCATGGTCGGGTTCAACCTGGCGATCCTGGCCGCCGAGCGCACCGCCGAACCCGCCGTCCCCGGTGTCTTCGTCGGCTGCGCGCCGGTCGTGGTCGCCGTACTGCTCCCGCTGCTGAACCGGCGCCGGCCCACCACGCCTGTCGTCTGCGGCGCGCTGCTGGTGGCCGCCGGTGCCTGTGTCGTCCAGGGCTGGGGCCGTACGGATCTGCCGGGCATCGTCTGGTCGGTCGGCGCGCTGGCGGGCGAGACGGGGTTCGCCGTCATCGCCGTACCCGTCCTGCGACCGCTCGGACCGCTCGGTCCGCGACTGCTGTCCACCGCCGTCTGCGGGGTCGCCGCGGTGCAGGCGGCGCTGGTCTCCGCCGTCGTGGACGGCGGGCCGCCGCCGCTGCCGACGGGGGTGGAGGCGGTGGCGCTGCTCTGGCAGGCGGTCGTGGTGACCGTCGTCGGCTTCCTCTGCTGGTACCTGGGTCTGCAGCGGATCGGCGCCGAGCGGGCCACGCTCTTCTCCGGCCTCATCCCCGTGTCGGCCGCGCTCTCGGCGCCCCTGGTGGGCACGGGCTCGTACGGCGCCGCACAGACGGCGGGGAGTCTGCTCGTCGGAGCGGGAGTCGCGCTGGGCTCCGGGGTGCTCACAGGACGGGTACGTGCAGGAAGGACCGCGTACGACGGCCGGGGGATTGGTCTTGACCAAAGGGTTGAGCCGCCCTATCGTCATTAG
- the pdxR gene encoding MocR-like pyridoxine biosynthesis transcription factor PdxR produces MAPSGTNARTVAWELLLPAVAAPQRGRGRALQSALRDAVRSGRLTAGTRLPSSRELAADLRVSRGLVTEAYEQLTAEGYLRSGRGAGTWVGGAARAAALPARDLAPRAPVASADFRPGTPDLSLFPRTAWAAAHKAVLARLPHHVLGYPDPRGLPELRTALAALLARRRGVAADPERLIVCSGVAQAMTLLGFVLHGRGLRTVGLEDPGSPEHTALFASAGLGAVPLPLDESGLDSSQLGRSGVRAVVTTPAHQFPTGIAYSAQRRAELLDWARSVAGFVVEDDYDGDFRYDRAPVGALQGLDPERVVYTGSVSKSLAPGLRLGWLVAPRELLDELVERKRTMDLGNPALDQAVLADFVQGGGYDRQLRRCQRAYRERRDTLVAALAEHFPGTEVSGIAAGLHIIARLPARYGPEDACVRRAAGAGVALRTLAECGAAGRGWSEAADGSVRLVMGYAQLTPGEIVRGVRTLAGAAGRGTGGAVR; encoded by the coding sequence ATGGCACCATCGGGGACCAATGCGCGCACCGTGGCCTGGGAACTGCTGCTGCCGGCCGTGGCGGCGCCGCAGCGCGGCCGGGGGCGCGCCCTGCAGTCGGCGCTCCGTGACGCGGTGCGGTCCGGGCGGCTGACGGCAGGCACCCGGCTGCCGTCGAGCCGTGAACTCGCCGCCGATCTGCGGGTGTCACGCGGTCTGGTCACCGAGGCGTACGAACAGCTCACCGCCGAGGGGTACTTGCGCAGCGGCCGGGGCGCGGGCACCTGGGTGGGCGGAGCCGCGAGAGCCGCGGCGCTGCCGGCCCGCGATCTGGCGCCGCGCGCTCCGGTGGCCTCGGCGGACTTCCGGCCCGGCACCCCTGATCTCTCGCTCTTCCCGCGTACGGCCTGGGCGGCGGCGCACAAGGCGGTGCTGGCCCGGCTGCCCCACCACGTACTGGGCTACCCCGATCCGCGCGGGCTGCCTGAGCTGCGTACGGCACTGGCGGCGCTGCTGGCCAGACGGCGCGGGGTGGCGGCCGACCCGGAGCGGCTGATCGTGTGCTCGGGGGTCGCGCAGGCGATGACACTGCTGGGGTTCGTGCTGCACGGGCGGGGGCTGCGGACGGTGGGTCTTGAGGACCCGGGCAGCCCCGAACACACGGCGCTGTTCGCATCGGCGGGGCTCGGCGCCGTACCACTGCCGCTGGACGAATCCGGCCTCGATTCCAGCCAGTTGGGACGGTCCGGGGTACGTGCCGTGGTGACCACGCCCGCCCACCAGTTCCCCACCGGCATCGCGTACTCGGCGCAGCGCAGGGCCGAACTCCTCGACTGGGCCCGGTCCGTGGCCGGTTTCGTCGTGGAGGACGACTACGACGGCGACTTCCGCTACGACCGGGCCCCGGTGGGCGCGTTGCAGGGGCTCGATCCGGAACGCGTCGTCTACACCGGCTCTGTGAGCAAGTCGCTGGCCCCGGGGCTGCGGCTGGGCTGGCTGGTGGCGCCGCGTGAGCTGCTGGACGAACTCGTCGAGCGCAAGCGGACGATGGACCTGGGCAATCCGGCGCTGGACCAGGCCGTACTCGCCGACTTCGTCCAAGGCGGCGGTTACGACCGGCAGTTGCGCCGCTGCCAGCGGGCGTACCGGGAGCGGCGCGACACACTGGTGGCGGCGCTGGCGGAGCACTTCCCCGGCACGGAGGTGTCGGGGATCGCCGCCGGGCTGCACATCATCGCCCGGCTGCCCGCGCGTTACGGTCCCGAGGACGCGTGCGTGCGCCGGGCCGCAGGGGCGGGCGTCGCACTGCGGACGTTGGCGGAGTGCGGGGCGGCGGGGCGCGGGTGGTCAGAGGCCGCCGACGGCTCCGTACGGCTGGTCATGGGGTACGCACAGCTCACCCCGGGCGAGATCGTGCGCGGGGTGCGGACGCTGGCCGGGGCGGCGGGCAGGGGGACGGGCGGCGCGGTGCGCTGA
- a CDS encoding VOC family protein: MPIGGQAHIRIARPSRDLAAAERFWVSGLGLTPVYRAEGGEAPGEHALLMLGWPDAGWHLELVHEPAAPVEPRPTEEDLLVIYLAGAVPDELVARLVEHGGRRVASPNPYWNEWGVTIEDPDGYRLVLSVRDWSNS; this comes from the coding sequence ATGCCGATCGGCGGCCAGGCGCACATCAGGATCGCCCGCCCCTCCAGGGACCTCGCCGCCGCCGAACGGTTCTGGGTGTCGGGCCTCGGCCTCACCCCCGTCTACCGCGCCGAGGGCGGCGAAGCGCCCGGCGAGCACGCCTTGCTGATGCTGGGCTGGCCGGACGCGGGCTGGCATCTCGAACTCGTCCACGAGCCGGCCGCGCCCGTCGAGCCGCGTCCCACCGAGGAGGACCTGCTGGTGATCTATCTGGCCGGTGCGGTGCCCGACGAACTGGTCGCCAGGCTGGTGGAGCACGGCGGCCGGCGGGTCGCGTCGCCCAACCCGTACTGGAACGAGTGGGGCGTGACGATCGAGGACCCGGACGGCTACCGGCTCGTTCTCAGCGTGCGCGACTGGTCCAACTCCTGA
- a CDS encoding SWIM zinc finger family protein, with protein MTRSMQALAYSRPSALESAPDGQLLGLETSGGLTPRGAQAHPQFFTGFLTSPRTAAQGLLAVADVAAARYYQPMLRASLDPVVTGNGDRLRFESFSGCCGVYARLDVLRAGLDGADTGHGTTNVDVNNPLREALSRLAGDDPLHLRVGPDEMAVTTLDGPVVEKKVPLPDRWLRGFAEAQVASAAFDLRAELSAAEAVRFLRSLPRPSGRSGGASRGAMWVIPAGRTLRPTSRPVPGAVCLPGPERLAALQRVLRDATALRVYGPVADGAATASAWEVTLPGMRLTLTLSPEVARGFSGEGGVLEALAADESAEDAELVSVLLAWEPAIEPADLAARAGLSVARVRAALTRLGSAGRVGYDIADAAYFHRELPYDAGRVERHNPRLAAARALIAEGAVRLEGELASVASGERRYQVREAAGVLSCTCAWWAGHRGGRGPCKHALAVRMARRGAVLVSGGAR; from the coding sequence ATGACGCGATCCATGCAGGCACTCGCCTATTCCCGTCCGTCCGCGCTGGAGAGCGCGCCTGACGGCCAGTTGCTCGGTCTGGAGACTTCGGGCGGTCTGACGCCCCGTGGGGCGCAGGCGCATCCCCAGTTCTTCACCGGTTTTCTGACCTCGCCGCGGACGGCGGCGCAGGGGCTGCTCGCGGTCGCCGATGTGGCGGCGGCGCGCTACTACCAGCCGATGCTCCGTGCCTCGCTCGACCCGGTGGTCACGGGCAACGGGGACCGGTTGCGTTTCGAGTCGTTCTCCGGGTGCTGCGGTGTGTACGCCAGGCTCGATGTGCTGCGCGCCGGTCTCGACGGCGCGGACACGGGCCACGGCACGACCAATGTGGATGTGAACAACCCCCTGCGTGAGGCGCTTTCGCGGCTGGCGGGCGACGATCCGCTGCATCTGCGGGTGGGCCCTGACGAGATGGCGGTGACGACGCTCGACGGTCCCGTGGTCGAGAAGAAGGTGCCGCTGCCCGACCGGTGGCTGCGCGGGTTCGCCGAGGCGCAGGTGGCTTCCGCGGCGTTCGACCTGCGGGCCGAGCTGTCCGCCGCTGAAGCGGTGCGCTTCCTGCGGTCCCTGCCGCGCCCTTCGGGCCGGTCGGGCGGCGCTTCGCGCGGCGCGATGTGGGTGATACCCGCGGGCCGTACGCTGCGCCCGACGTCGCGTCCCGTGCCCGGCGCCGTCTGTCTGCCGGGCCCGGAGCGGCTGGCCGCGCTCCAGCGGGTGCTGCGGGACGCGACGGCGCTGCGGGTGTACGGGCCGGTGGCCGACGGCGCCGCCACGGCGAGCGCGTGGGAGGTGACGCTGCCGGGGATGCGGCTCACGCTGACGCTGTCGCCCGAGGTGGCGCGCGGCTTCTCCGGTGAGGGCGGGGTGCTGGAGGCGCTGGCCGCCGACGAGTCGGCCGAGGACGCCGAGCTGGTGTCCGTACTGCTGGCCTGGGAGCCGGCCATCGAACCGGCTGATCTCGCGGCGCGCGCCGGGCTGAGCGTGGCGCGGGTGCGCGCGGCGCTGACCAGGCTGGGCTCGGCGGGCCGGGTCGGGTACGACATCGCGGACGCCGCGTACTTCCACCGCGAGCTGCCCTACGACGCCGGCCGGGTCGAGCGGCACAACCCACGGCTGGCCGCCGCGCGTGCGCTGATCGCCGAGGGGGCCGTACGGCTCGAAGGCGAGCTGGCGTCGGTGGCCTCGGGCGAGCGGCGCTACCAGGTGCGGGAGGCGGCGGGTGTCCTCAGCTGCACCTGCGCCTGGTGGGCGGGGCACCGGGGCGGGCGCGGTCCGTGCAAGCACGCGCTGGCCGTCCGGATGGCGCGCCGCGGCGCGGTTCTGGTCTCGGGCGGTGCGCGATGA
- a CDS encoding DUF7824 domain-containing protein, translating to MSELLDAVRAGDHESVPGLVKPLTPADRKAALAELKALRSEVRGWHWDRWRERSRVQRALLVAGAGCLTGAAAAAAWIGARDLRNGDRAPWGLADLLADRDPAWLGEVARRLAERSSTAEDDFSLIRELSERAGTPLPDTDAVVRGWADTVGDRERSLLGGLRKDPHVTAFVPRLFELAELPNGISWRTDAQDPDHWPSLLAVLAEEGVVERDMLVDACVARLLRGGRPRELVFFLNVARRLGLSPAEETAHTADWIGMAADGPSAVAGYAHGVLARIAADGALPVRSLADMTGSVLFRPEKKLVRAQLVLVGKVLRSDRGAADELLPVLADAAFGHQDTDVQERALKLVARCLADVGEESRQAVAASAALLSPVHRARAVELFGEQPAAGAGLVSYEEILPPVPLPVRLAPAPSTVAEVVEEVVVLSGGRDGDTVSFERTLDGLVRLAYQDTAALTAALRDALADRWWFKGETRIGSDSWFVRAADVGLVAAALLEKVSARTLTIVKSRWTANGKWCAHEALDGVLNARLREVASLIRTRPLPFLLATPTWESGTLDPDVLVERLREYQRLCATPAPVDFAQALLRVRRGGRPETARAAAALGTPEARRLADWLSGEGTPVPALVRDDSEEAVGSAAGGEGLVPRARRLLAGTRERRVVEKDFPREFHWLGRSDVEVARYCYHWSGGRNTNWPAVLPENSEVLAHWLLPGVEGCAADGQRGGTWCLPVLAEIAELPGPGPSLHLALAYGLGARHPGDRLAAVDGLLILAARGGLEGKLLGERLGALVDQDSVKLNRLTDSLRTAAESGAAGTVWSVIRPALPALLAPGTKRTGLGEILAVAADCVERCGAAGEAPAGLAALAARGGGSRVTAQAARLLAALGQQNDHSTPKTVKTSLN from the coding sequence ATGAGTGAGCTTCTTGACGCGGTGCGGGCCGGTGACCACGAGTCCGTTCCCGGGCTGGTCAAGCCCCTGACACCGGCGGACCGCAAGGCGGCGCTCGCGGAGCTGAAGGCGCTGCGCTCCGAGGTGCGCGGCTGGCACTGGGACCGCTGGCGGGAGCGGTCGCGGGTGCAGCGTGCCCTGCTGGTGGCGGGTGCCGGCTGTCTGACGGGGGCGGCGGCGGCCGCCGCCTGGATCGGGGCCCGCGATCTGCGTAACGGCGACCGGGCGCCCTGGGGCCTGGCCGATCTGCTCGCCGACCGTGATCCTGCCTGGCTCGGCGAAGTGGCCCGCAGGCTCGCCGAGCGCAGCTCGACGGCGGAGGACGACTTCTCCCTCATCCGGGAGCTGAGCGAGCGGGCCGGCACGCCGCTGCCGGACACGGACGCGGTGGTCCGGGGCTGGGCCGACACGGTCGGGGACCGCGAGCGGTCCCTGCTCGGCGGGCTGCGCAAGGACCCGCACGTGACGGCGTTTGTGCCCCGGCTCTTCGAGCTGGCCGAGCTGCCCAACGGCATCAGCTGGCGCACGGACGCGCAGGACCCGGACCACTGGCCTTCGCTGCTGGCGGTCCTGGCCGAGGAGGGGGTGGTCGAGCGGGACATGCTGGTGGACGCGTGCGTGGCCCGGCTGCTGCGCGGGGGCCGGCCGCGCGAGCTGGTCTTCTTCCTCAATGTGGCCAGGCGGCTGGGGCTGAGCCCGGCGGAGGAGACGGCGCACACGGCCGACTGGATCGGGATGGCCGCCGACGGTCCTTCGGCGGTCGCGGGCTACGCCCATGGGGTGCTCGCCCGGATCGCGGCCGACGGCGCGCTGCCGGTCCGCAGCCTGGCCGATATGACCGGGTCGGTGCTGTTCCGGCCGGAGAAGAAGCTGGTGCGGGCCCAGTTGGTGCTCGTCGGCAAGGTCCTGCGCAGCGACCGCGGCGCCGCTGACGAGTTGCTGCCGGTGCTGGCCGATGCGGCGTTCGGGCATCAGGACACCGACGTCCAGGAGCGTGCGCTGAAGCTGGTGGCGCGCTGTCTCGCCGACGTGGGCGAGGAGTCCCGGCAGGCGGTGGCGGCGTCGGCCGCGCTGCTGAGCCCGGTCCACCGGGCGCGGGCGGTCGAGCTGTTCGGCGAGCAGCCGGCGGCGGGCGCCGGCCTCGTGTCGTACGAGGAGATCCTGCCTCCCGTGCCGCTGCCGGTACGGCTGGCTCCGGCGCCTTCGACCGTCGCCGAGGTGGTCGAGGAGGTGGTGGTGCTGTCCGGCGGGCGGGACGGTGACACCGTGTCGTTCGAGCGGACCCTCGACGGGCTGGTCAGGCTCGCCTACCAGGACACGGCTGCGCTGACCGCCGCGCTGCGTGACGCGCTGGCGGACCGTTGGTGGTTCAAGGGCGAGACGCGGATCGGCTCCGACTCGTGGTTCGTACGGGCGGCCGATGTGGGCCTGGTCGCCGCCGCGTTGCTGGAGAAGGTGTCGGCGCGGACGCTGACGATCGTGAAGTCGCGGTGGACGGCGAACGGCAAGTGGTGCGCGCACGAGGCGCTGGACGGTGTGCTCAACGCACGGCTGCGGGAGGTCGCTTCGCTGATCCGGACTAGACCGCTGCCCTTCCTGCTGGCCACCCCGACCTGGGAGTCCGGGACACTGGATCCGGATGTGCTGGTGGAGCGGCTGCGTGAGTACCAGCGGCTGTGCGCCACCCCCGCACCGGTCGACTTCGCCCAGGCGCTGCTGCGGGTGCGGCGCGGCGGCCGGCCGGAGACGGCCCGCGCCGCCGCGGCGCTGGGCACGCCCGAGGCGCGCCGGCTGGCCGACTGGCTCAGCGGCGAGGGGACACCGGTGCCCGCGCTGGTCCGTGACGATTCCGAAGAAGCCGTCGGTTCTGCGGCAGGTGGCGAAGGGCTGGTGCCGAGGGCCCGGAGGCTGCTGGCCGGTACCCGTGAACGGCGGGTGGTCGAGAAGGACTTCCCCCGTGAGTTCCACTGGCTGGGCCGGTCGGACGTCGAGGTGGCGCGGTACTGCTACCACTGGAGCGGCGGCCGGAACACCAACTGGCCCGCGGTGCTGCCCGAGAACAGCGAGGTGCTGGCCCACTGGCTGCTGCCCGGGGTCGAGGGCTGCGCGGCGGACGGGCAGCGGGGCGGTACGTGGTGTCTGCCCGTGCTGGCGGAGATCGCCGAACTGCCGGGGCCGGGCCCCTCGCTCCATCTGGCGCTCGCTTACGGGCTCGGTGCCCGGCACCCCGGCGACCGGCTGGCGGCCGTGGACGGGCTGCTGATCCTGGCGGCCCGTGGCGGTCTCGAAGGGAAGCTGCTGGGTGAGCGGCTGGGGGCGCTCGTGGACCAGGACTCGGTGAAGCTGAACCGGCTCACCGACTCGCTCCGTACGGCGGCGGAGAGCGGCGCGGCCGGCACCGTCTGGTCCGTCATCCGCCCTGCTCTGCCCGCGCTGTTGGCCCCGGGGACCAAGCGGACGGGGCTCGGGGAGATACTGGCGGTGGCGGCCGACTGCGTGGAGCGCTGCGGCGCCGCCGGCGAAGCGCCGGCCGGTCTCGCCGCGCTGGCCGCGCGGGGCGGTGGTTCGCGGGTGACGGCTCAAGCGGCCCGGCTGCTGGCCGCGTTGGGGCAGCAGAACGATCACTCCACGCCAAAAACGGTTAAAACCAGCCTAAACTAA
- a CDS encoding GNAT family N-acetyltransferase, with protein MTDVTSAKSSRRPHHWRRDLVELAALFTAVAVADAIANTIAHVPDGVFLLVASAVALVATATFHTWWARSHGHAPPERAAAAEEPDTSDEPTALWRMRTTVRDEPGTLAKLCTALATHRVDILTLQTHPLADGTVDEFLLRSPAALQASDLSATVSAAGGCRTWIERADAHDLVDTPTRVLGLATRTALDAAELPLALRQLLGRCTITSRPAVSVTGRPTGEFAPVEGVLDGTSMRLRDPNGGTIGVERPYLPFTPTEFARARALVELDARLGPRIPRGQQPLTLPQGEEITVRRADEDDLEAALAMHARCSERTLGLRYHGPVGDADRYLTHLLSPRFGRTLAVCTTSGRLVALGHLLWDGEETEIALMVEDAYQQRGIGAALLGRLTELAAEAGCAHVYAVTQSSNTGMVAAMRGLGLPLDYQVEEGTLVVTAMLDPTAVHSLPPHGDSGRR; from the coding sequence ATGACAGATGTGACTTCGGCGAAGAGTTCCCGCCGCCCCCACCACTGGCGGCGGGATCTGGTCGAGCTGGCCGCCCTGTTCACCGCGGTGGCGGTCGCGGACGCCATCGCGAACACGATCGCGCATGTCCCTGACGGGGTCTTCCTGCTGGTGGCCTCGGCCGTGGCGCTCGTCGCCACGGCCACGTTCCACACCTGGTGGGCACGCAGCCACGGTCACGCCCCACCGGAACGGGCTGCGGCGGCCGAAGAGCCGGACACGTCCGACGAGCCGACGGCGCTGTGGCGGATGCGGACGACGGTGCGGGACGAGCCGGGCACGCTCGCGAAGCTGTGCACGGCCCTCGCCACGCACCGCGTCGACATCCTGACCCTCCAGACGCATCCCCTGGCCGACGGCACCGTCGATGAGTTCTTGCTGCGCTCCCCCGCCGCACTCCAGGCGAGCGACCTCAGCGCGACCGTCTCGGCGGCGGGCGGCTGCCGCACCTGGATCGAGCGGGCCGACGCCCATGACCTGGTCGACACCCCGACCCGGGTCCTCGGCCTGGCGACCCGGACCGCCCTGGACGCGGCGGAACTGCCCCTGGCCCTGCGCCAGTTGCTGGGGCGCTGCACCATAACGTCACGGCCGGCCGTCTCCGTCACCGGCCGTCCGACCGGCGAGTTCGCGCCGGTCGAAGGCGTGCTGGACGGTACGTCGATGCGACTGCGCGACCCGAACGGCGGCACGATCGGCGTGGAGCGCCCGTATCTCCCCTTCACACCGACCGAGTTCGCCAGGGCCCGGGCCCTGGTCGAGCTGGACGCCCGGCTCGGCCCCCGGATCCCGCGCGGCCAGCAGCCGCTCACCCTCCCGCAGGGCGAGGAGATCACCGTCCGCAGGGCGGACGAGGACGACCTCGAAGCGGCCCTCGCCATGCACGCGCGCTGCTCCGAGCGCACCCTGGGGCTGCGCTACCACGGCCCGGTCGGAGACGCTGACCGCTATCTCACCCATCTGCTCTCGCCCCGGTTCGGCCGGACCCTCGCCGTCTGCACGACGTCGGGCCGACTGGTCGCTCTCGGCCATCTGCTGTGGGACGGCGAAGAAACCGAGATCGCCCTGATGGTCGAGGACGCCTACCAGCAGCGCGGTATCGGCGCCGCCCTGCTCGGCCGGCTGACGGAGCTGGCCGCCGAGGCCGGCTGCGCGCATGTGTACGCCGTCACCCAGTCGTCCAACACGGGCATGGTCGCCGCCATGCGCGGCCTGGGCCTGCCGCTGGACTACCAGGTGGAGGAAGGCACCCTGGTCGTCACCGCCATGCTGGACCCGACAGCCGTGCACTCGCTGCCCCCGCACGGGGACTCCGGACGGCGCTAG
- a CDS encoding DUF885 domain-containing protein: protein MSDTAGSALPRQVADAYVDALIELDPITGTVLGVPESSARLPDYSPAGRQALADLAVATLARLDAAQRLPGADSEAEVRCGRLLRERLTAELAVHEADEELRAVSNIHSPAHAIRDVFAVTPTNTDADWAAVAARLRAVPAALEGFRASLALGLDRKLPGGPRATATMIDQLTRWAGDKTGWFDDFAATGPDSLRAELEPAGAGATAAVVALRDWLRDVYAPAVEDAPDTVGRERYARWSRYFNGTDLDLGEAYAYGWAEYHRLLAEMTKEAAKILPGATPWEALAHLDEHGKHIDGVDEVREWLQGLMDEAIEALDGTHFELAERVRKVEARIAPAGGAAAPYYTTPSEDFSRPGRTWLPTMGETRFPVYDLVSTWYHEGVPGHHLQLAQWTHVADQLSRYQATVGMVSANAEGWALYAERLMDELGFLPDAERRLGYLDAQMMRACRVIVDIGMHLELEIPAESPFHPGERWTPELAQEFFGNHSGRPADFVESELTRYLSMPGQAIGYKLGERAWLLGRENAKKRHGDAFDAKAWHMAALSQGSLGLDDLVDELSKL from the coding sequence ATGTCAGACACAGCCGGCAGCGCGCTGCCCCGCCAGGTCGCCGACGCCTACGTCGACGCACTCATCGAACTGGACCCCATCACCGGCACCGTTCTGGGCGTCCCCGAGAGTTCGGCCCGCCTTCCCGACTACTCCCCCGCCGGCCGGCAGGCCCTCGCGGATCTCGCCGTCGCCACCCTCGCCCGGCTCGACGCCGCACAGCGGCTGCCCGGCGCCGACAGTGAGGCGGAGGTGCGCTGCGGCCGGCTGCTGCGCGAACGCCTCACCGCCGAACTCGCCGTCCACGAGGCCGACGAGGAGCTTCGCGCGGTCAGCAACATCCACTCGCCCGCCCACGCGATCCGCGACGTCTTCGCCGTCACCCCGACGAACACGGACGCCGACTGGGCGGCCGTCGCCGCCCGGCTGCGCGCCGTACCCGCGGCGCTCGAAGGGTTCCGTGCCTCGCTCGCCCTCGGCCTCGACCGCAAGCTCCCGGGCGGCCCCCGCGCCACCGCGACCATGATCGACCAGCTCACCCGGTGGGCGGGCGACAAGACCGGCTGGTTCGACGACTTCGCCGCCACGGGCCCCGACTCGCTGCGCGCCGAACTCGAACCGGCGGGCGCAGGCGCCACCGCCGCCGTCGTCGCACTGCGCGACTGGCTGCGCGACGTGTACGCGCCGGCCGTCGAGGACGCGCCGGACACCGTCGGCCGTGAGCGGTACGCCCGCTGGTCGCGCTACTTCAACGGCACCGACCTCGACCTGGGCGAGGCCTACGCGTACGGCTGGGCCGAGTACCACCGGCTGCTCGCCGAGATGACGAAGGAAGCGGCGAAGATCCTGCCCGGCGCCACCCCGTGGGAGGCGCTCGCCCATCTCGACGAGCACGGCAAGCACATCGACGGCGTCGACGAGGTCCGCGAGTGGCTGCAGGGCCTGATGGACGAGGCGATCGAGGCGCTGGACGGCACGCACTTCGAACTCGCCGAGCGGGTACGGAAGGTGGAGGCCAGGATCGCCCCGGCGGGCGGCGCGGCCGCCCCGTACTACACCACCCCCTCCGAGGACTTCTCGCGCCCGGGCCGCACCTGGCTGCCGACCATGGGCGAGACCCGGTTCCCGGTCTACGACCTGGTGTCGACCTGGTACCACGAGGGGGTGCCCGGCCATCATCTGCAGCTCGCGCAGTGGACGCATGTCGCCGACCAGCTCTCCCGCTACCAGGCGACGGTCGGCATGGTCAGCGCCAACGCCGAGGGCTGGGCGCTGTACGCGGAACGGCTCATGGACGAGCTGGGCTTCCTGCCGGACGCCGAGCGCAGGCTCGGCTATCTCGACGCGCAGATGATGCGTGCCTGCCGGGTCATCGTGGACATCGGCATGCATCTGGAGCTGGAGATCCCGGCCGAGTCGCCGTTCCACCCGGGCGAGCGCTGGACGCCCGAGCTGGCGCAGGAGTTCTTCGGCAACCACAGCGGCAGGCCCGCCGACTTCGTGGAGAGCGAGCTGACCCGCTATCTGTCGATGCCGGGCCAGGCCATCGGCTACAAGCTGGGCGAGCGCGCCTGGCTGCTCGGCCGGGAGAACGCCAAGAAGCGGCACGGCGACGCGTTCGACGCGAAGGCCTGGCACATGGCGGCGCTGTCGCAGGGCTCCCTCGGCCTCGACGATCTCGTGGACGAGCTGTCCAAGCTGTGA
- a CDS encoding ATP-grasp domain-containing protein gives MGFLLCSDPLRASRTDPAFATESALARSSAERVALVDHDALLAGDTAAALARVPRDSGTYWYRGWMMPPEVYAALERGLAERGCALFTDAAAFRRAHELPGWYADFTGLTPRSVWQARPPGAPPEPAALSALAAPLGAGPGVVKDFVKSRKHEWDEACFIPELTDQAGLVSVVGRFVALQEEFLAGGVVLRAFEPFVAGGEARVWWLDGKPVLTTAHPDTPERVPTPELDAVGAAVQALGCPFVTTDMALREDGAWRVVEVGDGQVSGLPAGADATALFTALGAR, from the coding sequence ATGGGTTTCCTTCTCTGCTCCGATCCGCTGCGAGCCAGCCGGACCGATCCGGCGTTCGCCACCGAATCGGCGCTGGCCAGGTCGTCGGCGGAACGGGTGGCGCTCGTCGACCACGACGCGCTGCTCGCCGGGGACACCGCCGCGGCGCTCGCCCGGGTGCCGCGTGACTCGGGCACGTACTGGTACCGGGGCTGGATGATGCCGCCCGAGGTGTACGCGGCGCTGGAGCGCGGGCTGGCCGAGCGCGGCTGCGCGCTGTTCACCGACGCGGCCGCGTTCCGCCGCGCGCATGAACTGCCCGGCTGGTACGCGGATTTCACCGGGCTCACCCCGCGCAGCGTCTGGCAGGCGCGGCCACCGGGCGCGCCGCCCGAGCCGGCGGCGCTCAGCGCGCTCGCCGCCCCGCTCGGCGCGGGTCCCGGCGTGGTGAAGGACTTCGTCAAGTCCCGCAAACACGAGTGGGACGAGGCCTGCTTCATCCCCGAACTGACCGACCAGGCAGGGCTCGTGTCGGTGGTGGGCCGCTTCGTCGCGCTCCAGGAGGAGTTCCTGGCCGGCGGTGTGGTGCTGCGCGCCTTCGAGCCGTTCGTGGCGGGCGGCGAGGCCCGTGTGTGGTGGCTGGACGGCAAGCCGGTGCTCACCACCGCGCATCCCGACACCCCGGAGCGGGTTCCCACGCCGGAACTCGACGCGGTGGGCGCCGCCGTACAGGCGCTCGGCTGCCCGTTCGTGACCACGGACATGGCGCTGCGCGAGGACGGCGCATGGCGGGTGGTGGAGGTCGGGGACGGTCAGGTCAGCGGGCTGCCCGCCGGGGCGGACGCCACGGCGCTGTTCACCGCGCTCGGCGCCCGCTGA